TTAGCATAGGCTTCAGCTTGGTTGTTACCACAATTACTTTTAGTCAACAGCTCACCTGTAAAAAGCAGATATACGTCCCTTTCTGGCAGCATTAGTAATGACAAGCTGCTCCCCAATactcttttagccgggtgcaccacccagcacttttcagtaaccacctggccgttTCTGTCACAATGCAGAAGCATTTGGTGCTTACCAAAAAAACGATTGAAAATGGGACTTACTAAGGGAGTTAAGatttagaaagttggaacaaagctCAGGGGGCGTAGAAAGTTGATAGAATTATAAGAGTTACTGTTTTGCCCACCCCCACAGCTTCTTTccacttttatgaaaaaaagacattggggAGAACACCATGCTGCTTTTCTGTTGCCCAGCTGCTGTCTGTATTCTATATTCCAGGAGTGTGGAATACATGCTCGCCCTGCTCGATGGGCACTGTGGCTCCTTCGGCTGGCCCAGGCATCACCTCTGCCCATAAGAGCTGGAAAAAGGAACCACAGTGAGCAGCCACCATAGCAAGTATTCAACCCATCCAAGGAGAAATGGAAGCTTCTCAAACAAACCGGCCACCAGAAAAGATATCCAAGCTGCTTTTGCAGAGGCTgttatgtatatacaaaaattttatgCTCCAATACAAGCTGAAGCCCATAAGCCtactaaatttttaattttatatagttTAATGTTTACATGCCATGCATACaacacttaaagaaaaaaacccatTTAAAAGATTTCCGTAGCCTATGGGGTATTAACTACAACACTAAACAGCAATGAAAGTAAATTCAAGCACTACCGTCCATttagtgtatcttttccagcaaatatatgaatatattctaagaatttgaaataaaaatcaaaaaaaaatatatttattaaacatcttaAACAGGTATGAACCAAGACACTAATGGTGCCATGTACAAAGATTGTAAAAGCTATCTAAAGTGATTTTTAAGGCCATATGTGAGGGATTGTTTTTAGGATGGaggaaatacaataataatgaaaaaaatataaaatttaaaatatataaaatatcagtttgAAAGAACAGGTCTCTTGAGTAGTTCTGGAAGAGGGGATATTAACATGGAACCAACAAGACCTTATGCAGAAAAGCAATGGCAGTAGTCGAGGCAAGCGTTCAATAGCGTCCGAGTTAAGCAGAAGCTTCAGAAAGAATTCAGAACCCCCACCTGAATTTTGCTGCGCTGCACCCCAACgctacaatttacattttttccatcaCTCATTAAACATATTCCTTATCTCTGTGTATTCCTATGATTGGAAATGCTgagacacacaaacacacacacacctctctatagaaggccttATAGCaaacaatgcatatcagagcaaacaattaaaaattgcCTGCAGAACTCAAACACGATTAAGCAGAGATCTTGGTAAGATTACTAAAACATTTCTGCTGCACTGGaggttcccaagagcacagtAGCCTCCATAACCTTCAAATGGGAGAAGtatggcacaaccaggactcttccagGAGCTGATCACCTGGCCAAACAATTTAAGGATAAGGGTCTTAATGGGAGGTGATCAATAACCCCATGGTAACTGACGGAGTTCCAAAAATTTGGCGCAAACATAggactaagttccagaaggacaaccataactgagGCCCTTCACAGATCTGGGCTATATGGCCTGTTGGCAGGACAAACCACCCCTGGCTAGGCAAAACAGATAACGGTCTTAATTTTGCAAAAATGCACTTGAAGGAATTAAGACTTCGGCCTGATGAAACCCAAGATTAAATGGTTTGTTCTCATTTCTAAACATTCTGTCTGGAGTAAACCAGGCACCACACATCATCTGTCCAATACCATCCCAGCACTAGAGCATGGTGGTAGAATTTTCAGCAACAGGGACTGGGAGATTGTTCCATTCAGCTTTTTCCCAACTCTGaccaaagtacagagatatccttaATGAAAActtgttccacagtgctcaggacctccGACTGTACGGAAGGCTCACCTTCCAAAATGACAATAACCGGATGCAACAAAAGACAACTCTGAATTTCCCAGCCAGATGCCTATATACTAGATtgtaaatatgtccaaaattCGGTTTCAAtattgtcattatggggtacggAGTGTAGAATAAGAAAagagtctgaatactttctgaagctaCTGTGTATCTATGAGAatactgggggaaaaaaaaagccaagttagcattaaaaaatatagttttcacATTAACGCCAAgatcaaaaatcataaaaaaagtctTTTCCTACCAGTTTCATAAACTTTCATTGCAGAGGAATGGCAGCATATAAAAACAGCTCAACTCTGCTCCCTTTTTCTAATTATCCTTTCCCATGCAGCTTTCTGTATGTGCAGACTGAAGCATAGACGTGATATTGCCTCAGATATTACCCGTATTATTTCTTCAAACTTTAAAAGATGCAGTACCACTTCAACGTATTGTGCCACGGTGTAGAAAAGAAGGCACTCCGAGATATACCGTCTCCGGCATCACTCACAGATTTTTCCCCAAATATGATGTAGGAGACGGCATttactgctttcatttaaaaGCAAACCTAGCAGGACTACTTTAAGGGGCAGCAAAGATTTCCACTGAACTTTCATGAACAAGTTAAAAAGCTGATCGTTttcaacaaaacctaaaatgtaaacaaaacctATATTATGTAAACAGTACATCCATCCAAAACCATGCTTTAGTTTTGTGAGGATGCTGGTGGATGTAGTCAACCACTGTTTTAAGCAAGGGACTctgggttaaaaaataaataatgatcaaTGCAGCACAGAAAGCAGCTTTATGCCTAAATATCATGCCACCTGTTACTTTGTTCTCTTGCACAGCAACAGCTTCTCCAGATCAGACAAGGTGTTGAATGCCCGGTCCCCCGCTGCACGCTATGCCATCCTCCTACTGGCCACTACATCACTAAAGGACAAAGTAGTTATGTAGAGCTCAGCGGAAGGAACCACAGGCATCAGACACAGCAGAGGATAATGGCATCAGGCACACACCTGATGGTGTTAAATGTAAAGATCCGGTCGCCATTCGCAGGAAAAAGATCAAAGAAACAGACTGGAAAACTGGCACAGATCAAGCCTCTCTTGCATGTGGTGCTTTGCTGCATTATAACCCAGTCTGGAACTAAAAGCAGGAGAAGCCCCAGACTCCAGAGCATGAAAGCAAACTAATGAGTCAAATGGGTTAAatagaacttaaaaaaacatttttaacatttaaaaccaaCACTATAAGGTGTAATAGAAGTTCATGAAACTAGGCATTAAATAGGTTCTAATCTAGCCAATGGGAGTACACCGAAGGTGAGCTGGATTTTCAATCAGCTGGCATCAGTCAAAACTAATGAAGCAGTTTGTGGTTGGCCTAATCCGTTTATACCAGAATGAAGCAAAAAATATGTCCATAATATGTCATAGGAGCCAACCGACGTTCACAGAGTTTTATCATCACTTGCAGCTTTGCTCGTTCTAGTGCATAGATCTCAAATCagttacttaaaaacaaaaaaaacacagaaacatacaTCACGAAAACAATGCCGATAATTGCACTTTGTAAACTCAGGTTTCACTGAATAAAAACAGTGGCGCAAAAACTTAAAGTAGCTGAACCCCTTCACCAATTCTTAAACTGCAACCTTAAAAAGCACCCTATCCACACACAGAAAATTGTCCACTTTGTAACAAACATGAAatactgacaattttttttttttgattatatttttttatccttcccCGTGGCAGCATAGAAAAGCCATTTATAGTCTAGAGAACTTTTTGAAGACACTGGGGATAAAGTTTAGCAACTGCACATTCAAAGTGGCGGCCCAAGTCCCATAGCCTCTCCGGTGTTTCGTAGATTTTTTTCCAGTTGTCAGTCACTTCGTCGTACTTGTAAAGAGTATTTACTCTGCAGGTTCGGAAAACTAATTCATCCACGCTGACTTGGGTTGAGCGTACAAATAAGTGGAGTTTACCCTTTAGGACCAAAAGTTTTATGTAAGGGTTAGTAGACTGATCACATGGAAGATCGTTCCTTCGGCTCCACCGGTTTGTCTCAATATTGTAAACCTCGACGTTGTGCACCCGTTGGTTGCCTCGGATTCCAGCTACATAGTAGATGCTATTATTGTACACAGCTGCCATTCCTTGAATTCTGGGAGTGTTCATAGGAGTCAAGAAACACCAATAATCTCTAAGAGGATCAAAGCATAGAAATATATCTCCTAGATTGAAAGTAgggaaaaagcaatattttaggaaaacacaCTTTTTGCTCCCCCTCTTCCCCATATACCCTTAAAAGTTCTTCAAGGGATTGgttcaaagtttattttcaaagTTGGTAGTTTTGGTCTTATGGAAGGGGCACTTTACACATTTACTTGGTAATGGTAAATCTTCCAATTGAACTACGATTGCAATTACAGTTTCTAGTAGGGAAGTGAGGGGAAAACTTTAaatggataataataaataataataataaataataataataggtcctGAGGCAGTCCTGCAAACAAAGCACCAGAGTAATGaaagtttttgaaataaaaaagcaaatcctGTGGAAGCTAAAATGCCTctcatatgtatttaaaattgtgTGATTAGCACTGGAAATCAGATTTACATATTCATCCTGATATTAgatgaacaaaaattaaaaaaaaaaaaaaaaggatgaaaaaaagtaGGGGAATCTGGGATTGTTTGGCGTCAGGACAATTGCCACAAGGAGGGTTGCCATTTGGCTCAAGGGGGTCCTTAGGCCTACAGCCAAAATCCTCTGACCAACACATATGAACGGTTCCAAATTACAAAAATTGTCTCAACTGAACTTACAGTTTAAGCATTTTTCTAAACAAAAGTTAGAGGTTTTAAAGTTGCACAGGAATACAGCAAACTCTATAAATACCTTATACATACTGCCTTACCTTCTAGAACATATATCTTGTCTTTATGTGCTACAGCGCTATGAAACTCCATCGCAACTGGCATTAAACATGCAGCAGTCCAACAATTGTCTCTTGCGTCATAGCACTCGACGGATTTAAGAGAGTTGCGGCCATCCCCTTCGTAAACTCGTCCCCCAATTGCATACAGCCTACCAGAGCAGTGAACCAATTTGCAGCCTATACGTGCTTTGAGCAAGGGGGCTTTAGCCAACCATTTATTGTTTGAATGGTCGTACAACCAGAAGTCACTTTCTGCTTTGTGGTCTATACAGACATCATTATTGCTAGGTTTAAACCCCCCGGCAATGTAAAGTTCGTTATCCGGTGTTACAACAAATCCAACCTCACGTAGATCTCCTGGTGGTTTGCATAGTTTATAGACTCTTCCGGTGTGAATGTCCAGACAAGGCACAGTTTGCTTCTTCCCTGAGTGTTTACTGGCAGCTTCAAAGAGGATGATCATTTCTGAAGCCGTCATGCCAAGACGGCGATTACAGTAATTGGCACCGGGCTTTCCCTTTTGGTAGTTTTTAGGCATTGCCTGTGCAAAGATGGGAGGGATGTTCTCCAGGAATGGTTTTTCCAAAAGAGGCATACGGATGCATTCGGAAAAGATCTCTGGGAGATattgctctctctcagcctcaTCATGTTCAAACCAAGAGATGATGCTATCGTAGACATGCTCCTCCTTATCCACATCCAAGTCGTCACTGTCGAGGATACTTATGAGCTGGTCCTTAGTCAGTAGCAGAAACTCCTGCTCTTTGGCGACTTGCAAAAACTTTTTACGAATGTATTCTTGACACTTGGCTTTCAGTTCTGAGTGAACATAATGATCTGCAAATATAAATACACCTATACAGTTTTGTGGGTCCAGGCGGCTCACCATGAACTGGGCACACTGGTCCTGGAGTGGAAATATCTGGAAGATGCTAGCTGCAGTGAAAAGAGCTTGGACATTGGCCTCAGTCAGCTGAACTCGAGATGTATAGGCATAGTTCAGCACAATTTGCATGGACTCCTCTTCAATGCCCACTATTCGGACTTCTTTCTTTGTGCTCTCTGTAAGGCCACTAGTGAACATAGATCTGCAGAGCAAAAGCAAAAACAGTTGAAAAACACATTAAGAGATTTAGGTCTTACCTTTGTATTCTTGATAAGTTACTGACTTGAAACAAGTATGCAACTGAAAATATCTGCGCTTCTGTATATTATGCTTTCTTCAGGTAAGTGACCAAGTAATTAAAGACCAGAATGACAGCCCCAAAACATTTATAACCAAATCTTCTAACTTACATCTTTACTGGATCAATATAAAAAGCCAATGCAAGCAATAAGTCAAATCTATAAGGTGATAAGCCACTGGGATCAAAATACAGCACCTGGGTTTAGGGGATACCAGCTTGCTCTATGGACCTTGTGCCTCCATTAAATCCAACAGGTGCACTTCTAACACAACTTTATTTGCCTCCCTTTCTAAAACAGAAGTGCAAACTCTTGTTAAAAGATTCTGGGATATTACTTCATGCACAGATGTATGGAGAATTTGCGATGTTTATGCTGGGAATACAGCCCTTCATGTGGCTACAGACACTGATGAAGGGACATTTAGAAAATACTACTTAAACATGTTAACAGTGGGCTATGAAGGTACTGCCCATTAACTTCTCTATATTTACATCAATTGGGGGGGGGCGAAAAggggaaaaagaacaaaaaacaaacattgtttagatttaaaaaaaaacctaatgaaaaaaacattaaattgcatgagttttgtacatttttgctcTGCCAGAAGACACCAAAGCATCTCTGATCATTGTAGGCAAGACCTTAAAGCTACACCATAAGAAATCTGGACTTCTTCATCCTCATGAAACTTTGTAGTGACGTTAATATGACTTATTCATACTTTGTGCATGAATCAGGTGAAATACAGTCATGTGATAGATATCCGTTTTATTGTAGATGCGTTCTGTTAACCTAATACCTTCCATCAGCATGATACAAGATgaaaaaatatgggaaaagaAAGAAGTGTAGATTCTGCAGAGTTGATAGGGCAACTTAGCaagatgaagaaagaaaactgaaaaagttGCCAACACCCCAGGACAAAGGTGGATATTCCAGAACTGCACAGGACCTGATCCAGAAATGTTCCAGTGGGATTGAGAGATCTgcgtaacttttttttttagtttagttccgctttaaagtaaAAGTGATGTCAAGattcatcactgtgctgtacagcCTGAGCAGAAAGCAGAGCTGTAAGTGGGATTCTGCAGGCCCACCTGGGGAAAACTACAGGAGGAATGGGTACACAACCTTTGACTCTGCAAAAAGGAGATAAAGCAGCAATGGCTGGTCATAATTAAAGAAGCTCCTTCgcaaaggaaatgttttaatggGATTACTGCAtggaaaaagaatataaattttGCCATGTTTAGATAATtatcctagagttcagctttaggattcAGCATTACTAAATCTTTAACCTAATGACCAAGTTGACTGTTAAATGTTAGTACAATATACTTCAGATCAAACTTTATTAGGATTTTGGGCCTGGTCCCCTAGGGGTATAGTTCTCAATCCATGTGAATGCCATTACGGTTATACACGTACATATTGCTCACAAACCAGTTTATCTGGCTATAGTCTACTTTCCTCCCCGGTACTGGACCAGACCTTACAGCCAAAAtgagattacttttttttttttttttttataacatacctGAAGTATGGACTGATTGCTGCAAGAACGTTTCTGTGGCAAGCAAAATGTTTTCCATGATCAACCTGTACGACGATATCCGTCAGCTTTCCTTCATCGTACATCGATTTAAGCTGTTGGAGGATGATGCAGGCGTGGTAGGGGTCCACAGCACTGTTGACTGGAGTGAGTGAAGAAATTCCATTCTGTGTTTGTAAAAATTTGGCTACTTCTGCAAGAAAGATTTTTAATACGTTAAAAGGGCAAACAATTTACAATCATCCCCAATGACCAGAACAAGAGAGGAtgttaagggccatttcagaactGCAGTAAACTCCGGCATTCTGCCATGGTTCATGCAAGTGAATGGGAAAGGTTGGGCAGCATTTATACCATGTGGCACAGGCCATAACAGATTGCAGCGTGATTGCTAAAAGTGCCAAAACCGCATGCAAAACTGGTTATATGTAGTGCAGTTTAATGGGCATAGACATGGTGTATTTAAACAACCAATTTGCAGTATATAAACATTTAGGTGTAGGACTGAGCACTTCTGGAACAAGTCAGATCATCCATGGCTGCTCCACACCGTAGGGTGCTTTTAAGTATCACTGCTTATGCTGTGGCATGGGTTATGTTATGCAGAGCTGCCAGGATGCTTATGGGTACAATGCAAACAGCtagcaatgcaaaaatgaaaatgctatAACAATCTAGATGCCATAAGTCGTACATCGATGACCATGCTAAGCCGTGTAAATGAACGTACAGTAAAAGGATGCAAATGGCCTATATGCAATAAATGGTATATGAAAGCATTGCTATGCAACTTTATTTGCTTATCACACAAAAGTTTTACACTGTATGGGCAACTGGCCATCACATTCACTACATGGCTGAGTGAGGGCCCTTATAGCCAGGCTTGATGATCAGGGTGACCACAAATCTCCAAATGCAATTTTCACCCATAGGACTGGAAATGGAGATCTCAAGTTGGCCCTGATTATTGTATAAATGGCTGGTCAAACAGA
This portion of the Pyxicephalus adspersus chromosome 8, UCB_Pads_2.0, whole genome shotgun sequence genome encodes:
- the KBTBD8 gene encoding kelch repeat and BTB domain-containing protein 8 produces the protein MAAQGEVAKFLQTQNGISSLTPVNSAVDPYHACIILQQLKSMYDEGKLTDIVVQVDHGKHFACHRNVLAAISPYFRSMFTSGLTESTKKEVRIVGIEEESMQIVLNYAYTSRVQLTEANVQALFTAASIFQIFPLQDQCAQFMVSRLDPQNCIGVFIFADHYVHSELKAKCQEYIRKKFLQVAKEQEFLLLTKDQLISILDSDDLDVDKEEHVYDSIISWFEHDEAEREQYLPEIFSECIRMPLLEKPFLENIPPIFAQAMPKNYQKGKPGANYCNRRLGMTASEMIILFEAASKHSGKKQTVPCLDIHTGRVYKLCKPPGDLREVGFVVTPDNELYIAGGFKPSNNDVCIDHKAESDFWLYDHSNNKWLAKAPLLKARIGCKLVHCSGRLYAIGGRVYEGDGRNSLKSVECYDARDNCWTAACLMPVAMEFHSAVAHKDKIYVLEGDIFLCFDPLRDYWCFLTPMNTPRIQGMAAVYNNSIYYVAGIRGNQRVHNVEVYNIETNRWSRRNDLPCDQSTNPYIKLLVLKGKLHLFVRSTQVSVDELVFRTCRVNTLYKYDEVTDNWKKIYETPERLWDLGRHFECAVAKLYPQCLQKVL